From Nitrospirota bacterium, the proteins below share one genomic window:
- the tolR gene encoding protein TolR, with product MEKRRQALSEINVTPFVDVMLVLLIIFMVTAPLLQQGIDVNLPQAKGKEMTPTERIVITVKKDGKIYLDNAAVPMESLQARLSRATDREVFLKADKDVPYGMVVTVMGELREIGIEKLGMVTEPKARIK from the coding sequence ATGGAGAAGCGCAGACAGGCTCTTTCTGAAATCAACGTCACTCCTTTTGTAGACGTCATGCTCGTCCTTCTGATTATCTTTATGGTGACTGCCCCGCTCCTTCAGCAGGGCATTGATGTCAATCTCCCCCAGGCCAAAGGAAAGGAGATGACCCCGACCGAGAGGATCGTCATAACGGTAAAAAAGGACGGCAAGATATATCTGGACAACGCGGCAGTGCCGATGGAGTCTCTGCAGGCAAGGTTGTCCAGGGCAACCGACAGGGAGGTTTTTCTCAAGGCGGACAAAGACGTCCCCTACGGAATGGTTGTTACTGTGATGGGAGAATTGAGAGAGATCGGCATTGAAAAGCTGGGGATGGTGACTGAGCCGAAGGCTCGCATTAAATGA
- a CDS encoding MotA/TolQ/ExbB proton channel family protein, translating into MSGDTVLTLILKAGLVVKFILLILLSFSIFSWAIIIYKFRLFSKVEKESEEFLQAFIKAKQWDTLYQSTKRLAVSPLANLFRAAYSIDDAGIEEIKGMLRRVEATESARLERYLTFLATTGSTTPFIGLFGTVWGIMNSFMGIGRIGAASLAVVAPGIAEALIATAAGLAAAIPAVVAYNYFLSRTRRNIAKIEDFSGELIEHLVRKHGEAQTGSF; encoded by the coding sequence ATGAGCGGCGATACAGTATTAACACTTATACTTAAGGCAGGGCTGGTTGTAAAGTTTATCCTTCTGATACTGTTGTCCTTCTCGATTTTCTCCTGGGCGATCATAATTTATAAATTCAGGCTGTTTTCAAAAGTCGAAAAGGAATCCGAGGAATTTCTCCAGGCTTTTATAAAAGCCAAGCAATGGGACACTCTTTATCAGTCTACGAAGAGACTTGCCGTCAGCCCCCTTGCAAACCTGTTCAGGGCCGCGTATTCAATAGATGACGCAGGCATTGAGGAGATAAAGGGGATGCTGAGAAGGGTTGAGGCAACGGAGTCAGCCCGCCTTGAAAGATATCTCACCTTCCTTGCCACTACCGGTTCGACCACGCCTTTCATAGGGCTTTTCGGCACAGTGTGGGGGATAATGAATTCCTTCATGGGCATCGGCAGGATAGGCGCCGCCTCTCTTGCGGTAGTCGCTCCCGGTATCGCGGAAGCCCTGATAGCCACAGCAGCCGGACTCGCCGCTGCAATACCGGCAGTTGTGGCGTACAACTATTTTCTCAGCAGAACGCGCAGGAATATAGCCAAGATTGAAGATTTTTCCGGTGAATTGATAGAGCATCTTGTGAGGAAACATGGAGAAGCGCAGACAGGCTCTTTCTGA